CTGTCATTGACGCCCTGGCGCTCGTCAAACGCTACCTGAACAGCAAGGCGCTCAACTATTCCACTTTTGAAGAAATCCCCGTGCAGGGCGTGATCGCCAGGAACATGCAGGACCTCATCCTGGAGACGAACGAGGACGGCGAGGTCCGGCTGAACCGGGTGAACTACGAGGTCTGCGTCCTCGACGCCTTGCGGGACGCCCTGCGTTGCCGGGAGGTCTGGGTGGTAGGCGCCGACCGCTACCGCGACCCGGACGCCGATCTACCTGCGGACTTCGAGCAGCAGAAGACCGAATATTTCGCGGCCCTGAAGCAGCCCCAGGAGGCGACCCAGTTCGTGACGGGGTTGCGCGAGCGGCTCCATGACGCCCTGGTGCGTTTCCATGCGGATCTGCCGAAAAACGAGAAGGTTCGCGTCGTCTCCAAGGACGGGGGACGCTTCGGTGTGACGCCGCTGGACCCGCAGCCCGAGCCGCCCACCCTGGGGGCGATGAAAGGGGAGCTGGGGCGACAGTGGCCGGGCACCGGCCTGCTGGACATGCTCAAGGAGGCTGACCTGGACGTGGGCTTCACCGACCTGCTGCGCAGCGTGCTGACCCGGGAGATTCTTCCCCGGGCGGAGGCGCAGAAGCGCCTCCTGCTGTGCCTGTTCGGGCTGGGAACGAACATGGGCCTCAAGCGCGTTGCCTCCGGCGACACCATCACCCCCGATCAACTGCGCTATGTCCGCAAGCGGTACATCACCCGCGAGGGCCTGCGGGCGGCCAACGCCCAGCTCGTGAACGCCATCCTGGCGGCGCGCCGCCCCGACCTCTGGGGCGAGGGGACCACGGCGTGTGCCTCGGACAGCAAGAAGTTCGGGGCGTGGGACGGCAACCTGCGCACCGAGTGGTCGGTGCGCTACGGGGGCCGGGGCGTGATGATCTACTGGCACGTCGAGCGCAAGGCCACCTGCATTCATTCGCTCCTGAAGACCTGCTCTTCTTCCGAGGTGGCCGCCATGATCGAGGGCGTCCTGAGGCACTGCACCGAGATGGAGGTGGAGCGGCAGTACGTGGATTCCCACGGCCAGAGCGAGGTGGGCTTCGCCTTCACCCACCTGCTGGGCTTTGACCTGTTGCCACGGCTCAAGGACATTGCCGGGCAGAAGCTGTACCTGCCGGACCTCGCGCTGAGTGAACAGCTTCCCCTGCTGAAGCCCGTTGCCGCGCAACGGGCCATCCGGTGGGAGCTGATTGAACAGCAGTACGAGCCGATGGTGAAGTACACGACCGCGCTGCGTCTGGGGCTCGCAGACCCCGAGTCCATCCTGCGGCGCTTCACGCAGGCCAATGCCCAGCATCCGGTGTATGCGGCCTTGAAGGAACTCGGCAAGGTGATCAAGACGATCTTCCTGTGCGAGTACCTGGGGAATGAAGCCCTGCGGCGGGAGATCCACGAGGGATTGAACGTCGTGGAGAACTGGAACGCGACGACGGACTTCGTGTTCTACGGCAAGGGGGGTGAGATCAGCACCAATCGGCTGGAGGATCAGGAGGTCAGCATGTTGTGCCTGCACCTGGTGCAGAACTGCCTGGTGTACGTGAACACCTTGATGCTCCAGCGCGTGTTGGAGGACGACCAGTGGCGGGAAAGGATGACCGCGGAGGATTGGCGGGGCCTGACGCCGCTGATCTACCAGCACGTGAATCCGTACGGCATCTTCCGTCTCGACATGACCACCCGGCTGGATTTAGGGCGGGCCGCAGCCTAAGCGCGACGCAACAGAGCGGCCAGGTGAACCAGCACCTTCCTGTCTAGCCCTTTTGCGAGCCAGCGCAGCGACCCTGGCGGAGGCCCTACGAGGTCAATCTTCCGGTGGCCGGTGAAGTGGTCGAGCTCCAGGACAGTGGCCGCCGCAGGGGCGCTTTCATCCACACCGGAAAGAAGAAACTGGAGGCCCTCAAAGAGCGGCATGCTCGGAACAAAGTCGCTGTGCACTACGACGCGGCCAGCCATCAAATAAGAATCCAGCTGCCCCCAGAACTGGACGGCAGCCTTTTTGGAGTTGGTGAGTACACCCTCGAGGTGCTACGAGGCAAACTCAGCCGCGTCAAACTCCGCGAGCGTGACCAGCAGGCGTTGGCTGGCATGGAGGAGGGGGAGGGTGATCAGTCCTGATGCTGCGCTGGCAGGGCCTTTTTTGAAGCTCTATCGGGAACGTATTCCAGGATGTCGGTGAGTTGGACTTCCTCACCGGTGAGGGAGTATAGGCCATCAAGAATACGTGCCAGGGTAGGCAAATCAACACGTGCAGGTTCGTGGCCCTGTCGAGCAATTCGATAAACCGTGCCCATGCGCTCAATACCGCTGGCTTTCGCAAGACCGTAGGCAGTCAGACCACGCTGCTCCAGGTACTCGCTTAGACGCCACCGGACAGTTGACATACGAGCATTGTGCCAAAAAAGCGACAATGGTCTACCAGCTTACAACTTCCCGCATTGTCGCTTATTTATTATAGACGCCCTGATGAGGCTGCCCTAGGAAGCTTCGCCTCATCAGAATCCAACACCTTTTGAGTCAGGAGGATCAATGCAGAATACGCCGACCATCTGCAGGAGGGCCTATGCAGTTTGAGATGCTGCGCGCCCACCAGCGCTTTCTGCCTCTCATCGGGCGTCGTCAACGGCGCCAGTTCGACGAGGAACCGCCCGTGGCGGACATTGACATCGTGTTGAGTCGCGAGGCCGAGTTTGTGATCCGCAACGCCCTCAGTACGTCCTCTCAACACAGTGGGCCGCTGTTCGGCCGACAGACGGGGCGCACCCTCACCCTCGCCTACGCTGCCACGCATGGGTACAGAGCCAGTGACGACCCGCTCTCGCTGGATCCGCAGTACCTGCTCGGACTCAGTGATGCCTACCACCAGGTGACTGGTGGCCTGGACTGGGTTGGTCACTGGGTGGTGGCCGAAGGTGGAGGGCTACCCAGTCCTCGGGCAGCCCTCCACTGGTACGAGCTGGCGCTGCAACGCCACCTCGTGACCACTCAGTACCCTCTCGTTCTCGCGGGCTGGCGTGACAGCCACCTGAGCCTGTTCGCCTGCACTGTGGGCGAGAACGAGGACTGCCAGTGGGTGCCTGCCCGTTTCGTCTCTACCCCGGAGGAACCGCATGTCCAGTGAACAGAACAGCCGTCGCATGGTCATCCCTATTGCCACTCGACTGCAGATCCAGGAACGCACTGCACGGAATCAGCTGCCGATGGAACGGCTCGGCATGCTGATCGGCGAGCAGCACGCCGACACGTACCTGCTCCGGCATGTTGAGAGTGACCGGAAGATGGCCGTCAGCGAAAACTCCGGCCGCCTGGTCGTCGATAGCTTCGACCATGATCATGGGTGGTACAACGGCTACCGGGAGGCTCTCACCCAGCACACGGCCATGCGGCAGCTCGGGTGGTGGTCCCACCTAGGCTGTCAGACCCCTCCGGAGAGTGGGCTCACGCCCCAAGACATCGCGCGTTTGCTGATCCAACCGGAACTGTATGTGGTACCTCCATACGAGTCTGAGCGGCCCGACCCTGTGTTGCTCGTGACGTGGGTGCATGAAGGCAAACTGCAATGCCGTGGGTTAGAGGTGAGCCGCCTGAACCGCACGGCGTCCGAGCTGGCCATCGCCTGGTAGTCAGTTCTGTGGTGGGGGGGCGTAGCTCACCGCTACGCCCCCCTTCTTTTGCCTGTCAAAACAGCCGGTCCAGGGCCTCATCCAGTGTCTCATTCGAGCCGCTGTTGGCGCTCGCCTCCTGGATCGATTTCGACTGGCGAACGCGTTGAGGCGCTGCGTCGGTCTGATCGGGTTCGAATCGCAGCACGCCCACGCGGCGCACACTCCAGCCGCGCCCGATCACCGATCCAGCACTGGCGTGAACCACGTGGGCCAGGGCCTGCACGCTGTAACTGTCAAGACCCGGCATCAAGCGCTCAAGCTGACCCTTGAGGTCTTTGGTCGAGGCCGCCTCACACTGATGAGTCTGCCCGCCGTGCTGAAGCTCATAAACGACACGCTCAAGAGTGGCTTTACTCGTCCGTTTCGGTTCTGGCAACTTAACGCTGATAGGCTGCCGAGCTGTGACTGACCGGAAGCCCTATCGACATCGATTCCCGCTGAGTGTCATTGGGTATGCCCTGCGGCTCTACCACCGCTTCCCCCTCAGCCAGCGGGACGTTCAGGAACTGCTTCACGAGCGTGGTGTTCAGGTCAGTCACGAGACCCTCCGTCAGTGGAACATCAAGTTCGCCCCACTCCTGACCGAGGAACTGCGCCATCGAGAACCCCGGCGGGGTTCTCGATGGCATCTGGACGAGGTCTGCGTCAAGGTCGGCGGGGTCAAGCATTGGTTGTGGCGAGCGGTCGACGAATACGGGGACGTGCTGGACATTCTGCTTCAGGAACACCGAGACACCCAGGCGGCCAAGTCCTTTTTTGTCCGCCTCCTGGGGGAATACGACGTGCCGGAGGTGATCCATACCGACAAGCTGTGGAGCTATGGGGCGGCGCTGCGTGAGATTCCCGTGCTCCACGACGTGGAGCACGTTCAGGTCGTTTCCACCGCCCGCTGTAACAATCTGGTGGAGCAATCTCATCGACCCACCCGGCAGCAAGAACGAAGCCAACTGGGCTTCAAGCGCCGGAAACGAACACAAGAATTCCTCGCCCTGCACGCCCGAGTCTCGAACCTCCATCGACACACGCGAACCACCGTTCCCGCCACACTCAGACGAAGCCATCAATCCGCAGCTCTTCTCCGCTTGCGAGAGGCGATGCAGCAGGTGGCTTGATTCTCAAGCCACCTGCTGCGCTACTCCGGCGTCACTCAGGTTAAGTTGCCAGAACCGCCCTGATTGACGTCCAGCACCGACAGGCATTTACGGTCGATGTCCGTCAGACCCGGACCGGGTCTGAGGCCCCGAGTCGTCTGGAACAGGCCGCTGACCAGCTGGATGACGTGTTGCTCGATCTCCAGACTGTTCCACGGCTTGATCTGGCCGCTGTGGTTGCGGATGGGAACTATGCGAAAGAATCCATGGTGGAGACCGTGACCGGTCACGGTCTCCCATTCATCTCCAGATTTCCTCGCAACGCCAACCTCAAGTATCTCTATACCGGCGAGCATCCCAGACGACGCGGACGGCCAAAAAAGTTCGACGGCAAGGTGGATTTCAGCGACTTGCAGCGCTTTGACCTCGTTTCTGAAACGTCGACCGAGCGGGTGTGGACTCAGGTGGTCTGGAGCGTGCAGTGGGCGCGAGAAGTGCGTGCAGTCGTCATCCAGCAGGTCGGTAAAAAGGGTCAAGTGACGGGTTACGCGGTGCTGTTCAGCACCGCTGTGACGATGCCCGCTCATGAGGTCATTGCGCTGTACCGGAGCCGTTTCGAGATTGAACTGATCTTCCGGGATGCCAAGCAGTTCCTGGGAAGCCAGGATGTGCAATTGCGGTCACAGCCAGGCATTGGGGCGCATTGGAACGTGGTCTTGCTGACCCTGAACCTCTGTCGCCTTGAGGCCCTGCGAGCAGCAGAGGGCGGACAGAATCTGGTGTTCAGTCTCGAAGACATGAAACGCAGGGCGTATAACGCCCTGCTGGCCCAAGTGATTTTGTCCAAGTTGGATCTCTCGGCCCGCTTTGAAGAATTAGAACATCTGCCGTCCAGTCCGCTAAATTTCGGCCTCAAAGCCGCCTAAAACTGCACGAACCATTGTCAAATAGGGAGTCACTCTTTTCTTGATGTTGCTCGGGACGACATAAACCGTTCCCACATCAGGCAAATCATTGGATGGTGCTGATGCTTGAACCGCACTGTCGGCGGGTAACCCCGCATCGCCTGCGGTGAACGAATCTGATTGTTCCCACGGTCTGCGAGCAGGCTGACTGTAAGCGCTCCGAAGTGTAGCGTGGGCCTCCGCAACGGTATAAGGCTCATGCTGCCCCTTTGCGTTGGTGGCAGGCACCTGAGCGACGTAATTACCCATAACGGCTCCCGACTCGATCTCGCTATACCCATTGTCCCGCAACTGGCAAGCCAGCCACATCCCAGCATTGTTCCTTCCTTCACCCTGAACATGCCGCAGGGCGCGTTCAAGGATTAGTTCTGCCGGAACCCTATTGCCAGAAGGAACAAAGTGCTGTCTCACCGGGCGACTGGGTGCGGGTGAAGTTACTGGGCGCTGAACTTGTATCAGACCGAGGTAGGCCGCCAGCTCTTCAGGGAGGACAGCCACGTCGTCCAGGTCGTCAAAGGAGCGCAGTTGTTGATAGGGGCCAGAATTATTCCTGCTGGGTGGCAGGATGGCGTAGCCACCGTCCGCCCGGATGTCCAGACCCGGCCAGCGTTCCCCGAGTTCGTGCTTGGCCTTGCTGTTAAGCGTCTGAACGGAAAAGCCAGGATGCTTGAGGTAGACGTGATAGCCGCCGCTGCCTGTCCTCGCGTGGGGATTGAGGCCAAGCGCCTTCATGAGGGCAACGCCCTGCTCCCCATCAAAGTCAAGAACCACAATGCCACTTATCGCACCAGTGACGAGTGCAACCCCTTTTCCTACCTCCCTTGCGAACCATTTTTTGACCTGTTCCTGCGTTGGACGCTCTGTTTGCAGGAGCTTCCAGGCGGCTTTCGTTTCACCATCGATAAGCTGGGTATGTCCCGTATCTTTAAGCGCCTGATGAGGCCGCTTATCCCACTTCCCGCCGCTGTTGACTGGAAGGATGCTCCAGCCCAGCTCGAGATATGACAGGGCCGCAGCCAGGAGGGAGTTCGCAGAGGGGGCGGGCATGCGGACATTCTTTCAGGCGGGGTGTCGCGGCAGCGGTGCACCCCGGCCTTAACTCTTTAATTCGTTAACTTATTAGTCTGGCGACTTGCCGTCTGGGTGGGCAAAAAACCCACACAAACTACTCAATGGCCCTGCACAAACTACTCAATGGCCCTGCACAAACTACTCAATGGCCCTGCACTCACCCCTCCTGAAGCCTCTGCGTTTTTTCCAGCTTGCGGATGCCTAAGCTCACCTTTGCAGCCAGGAAGCGGTCATGCCACCCCCGGCCCATAGCGTTGTAGTCGTCTAAATCCTGCACTGTGAGGTTAAAATCGCCATGCTGACGGAGTACCTCCATCGCTTCAGTGAGGTAATTGCGGACACGCTGAGCGTTTGACCCGAGTCGCTTGAACTCGCCGGGGGTGATGATATTGGCCCGTTCAAGGAGGTCTGCGACTCGGGTATTCAGGGTGGAACCGCCGTGCCGCTCAGCATTGATTCTCTCCCAGATAGAAAGGCTCGCAGCCAGTTTCAGGGCAATTCGGTTGACCTCATTTCCCTTGCCGCTGGTATCAAGCCGCAGAATGCCACTGGGAATGTACTGGCGATACTTAGCCATCTGTGTGGTCTGCCACCAGAGGCCGGGTTGCAAGACGAGCGAGGTATAAATCGGTGCGTTGTTGTCCGTCAGGAGAACTTGGTAGGCGTCAAGGGCGTCCCCGGCATTCAGCTCCTCGAAGGCTTCAACCTTCCAGTAGGGAACACGACCAATAAGTTTTTCTCGCTTAGACTTTTTAATTTCGTAAGCTTGGATAAGGCAGCTTTGCAGCATGAGTACGCGGCGGTAAATCTCTCTGAGGGTGCCACGGTCATAGGCACCGCGACTGTCTATTTTCTTGTAACCCAGTCGGTCTGCTGCGTCGCGCAGGTCATATCTCAGAAGTGGCTGTGCTCCCCCAATGCGGTAGGCTTGGTCAGTCAAGTCAAGATGAATCTTAAGAAGTGCTGCACCCTCTTCCTTCA
The sequence above is a segment of the Deinococcus wulumuqiensis R12 genome. Coding sequences within it:
- a CDS encoding IS6 family transposase, translating into MTDRKPYRHRFPLSVIGYALRLYHRFPLSQRDVQELLHERGVQVSHETLRQWNIKFAPLLTEELRHREPRRGSRWHLDEVCVKVGGVKHWLWRAVDEYGDVLDILLQEHRDTQAAKSFFVRLLGEYDVPEVIHTDKLWSYGAALREIPVLHDVEHVQVVSTARCNNLVEQSHRPTRQQERSQLGFKRRKRTQEFLALHARVSNLHRHTRTTVPATLRRSHQSAALLRLREAMQQVA
- a CDS encoding bifunctional DNA primase/polymerase, encoding MPAPSANSLLAAALSYLELGWSILPVNSGGKWDKRPHQALKDTGHTQLIDGETKAAWKLLQTERPTQEQVKKWFAREVGKGVALVTGAISGIVVLDFDGEQGVALMKALGLNPHARTGSGGYHVYLKHPGFSVQTLNSKAKHELGERWPGLDIRADGGYAILPPSRNNSGPYQQLRSFDDLDDVAVLPEELAAYLGLIQVQRPVTSPAPSRPVRQHFVPSGNRVPAELILERALRHVQGEGRNNAGMWLACQLRDNGYSEIESGAVMGNYVAQVPATNAKGQHEPYTVAEAHATLRSAYSQPARRPWEQSDSFTAGDAGLPADSAVQASAPSNDLPDVGTVYVVPSNIKKRVTPYLTMVRAVLGGFEAEI
- a CDS encoding helix-turn-helix domain-containing protein; the encoded protein is MSTVRWRLSEYLEQRGLTAYGLAKASGIERMGTVYRIARQGHEPARVDLPTLARILDGLYSLTGEEVQLTDILEYVPDRASKKALPAQHQD
- a CDS encoding Tn3 family transposase — protein: MHQHWTIEDLIDDWTLLPTEQALLAGSQEANRLGLAVMLKAFQYEGRFPARTRDVPQAAVEFVSRQVGVEVTQFERYDWRGRSSSTHRALIREFCGYRAFAEADVPPLVDWMCEHALPREERQDLLKLKALALDHLRDSRIEPPTHAQLERHLASAERTFETKLCGLVFSRLDPARVQALDDLLRATVADEDEPEADRTSLIHSLRTDSRRPGLESVEQQIAKLGRLRAVGLPRGLFEGVPIGVQRRYRERTGVETPSELRAHPEAIRATQLAAFVQLRLGEITDSLVDHLIHTVHKIGARAEQRVEKRILANIKKTSGKDRLFERLLEAALDNPEGTVREVLFPVMGEERLRDLLREFRARGSYRQEVHMHLRSSYKQHYRRMTPGLLTALEFRSNNSAHQPVIDALALVKRYLNSKALNYSTFEEIPVQGVIARNMQDLILETNEDGEVRLNRVNYEVCVLDALRDALRCREVWVVGADRYRDPDADLPADFEQQKTEYFAALKQPQEATQFVTGLRERLHDALVRFHADLPKNEKVRVVSKDGGRFGVTPLDPQPEPPTLGAMKGELGRQWPGTGLLDMLKEADLDVGFTDLLRSVLTREILPRAEAQKRLLLCLFGLGTNMGLKRVASGDTITPDQLRYVRKRYITREGLRAANAQLVNAILAARRPDLWGEGTTACASDSKKFGAWDGNLRTEWSVRYGGRGVMIYWHVERKATCIHSLLKTCSSSEVAAMIEGVLRHCTEMEVERQYVDSHGQSEVGFAFTHLLGFDLLPRLKDIAGQKLYLPDLALSEQLPLLKPVAAQRAIRWELIEQQYEPMVKYTTALRLGLADPESILRRFTQANAQHPVYAALKELGKVIKTIFLCEYLGNEALRREIHEGLNVVENWNATTDFVFYGKGGEISTNRLEDQEVSMLCLHLVQNCLVYVNTLMLQRVLEDDQWRERMTAEDWRGLTPLIYQHVNPYGIFRLDMTTRLDLGRAAA